CAGGAGACCATAACTGCTGTATTCAGCGTTTCAGATCCTGACTCGGGAGACAATGGAAGAATCGTTTGTTCCATTCAAGATGATCTTCCTTTCTTGCTTAAGCcttctgttgagaatttttacaccCTAGTTACGGAGAGACCATTGGACAGAGAGAGCCAGGCGGAGTACAACATCACCATCACCGTCAGTGACTTGGGGACCCCCAGGCTGCAAACCCAGCACACCATCACCGTGACGGTCTCCGACGTCAACGACAACGCCCCCGCCTTCAGCCAGACCACCTACACCCTGCGCGTCCGCGAGAACAACAGCCCCGCCCTGCACATCGGCACCGTGAGCGCCACCGACAGGGACGCGGGCGCCAACGCCCAGGTCACCTACTCGCTGCTGCCGCCCCGGGACCCGCAGCTGCCGCTCGCCTCGCTGGTGTCCATCAACGCGGACAACGGGCAGCTGTTCGCGCTCAGGTCCCTGGATTACGAGGCGCTGCAGGCCTTCGAGGTCCGCGTGGGCGCGGCCGACCGCGGCTCGCCCGCGCTGAGCAGCCAGGCGCTGGTGCGCGTGCTGGTGCTGGACGACAACGACAACGCGCCCTTCGTGCTGTACCCGCTGCAGAACGGCTCTGCGCCCTGCACCGAGCTGGTGCCGCGGGCGGCCGAGGCGGGCTACCTGGTGACCAAGGTGGTGGCGGTGGACGGCGACTCGGGCCAGAACGCCTGGCTGTCGTTCCAGCTGCTCAAGGCCACGGAGCCCGGGCTGTTCGGCGTGTGGGCGCACAACGGCGAGGTGCGCACGGCCCGGCTGCTGAGCGAGCGCGACGCCGTCAGGCACaggctgctggtgctggtcaAGGACAATGGCGAGCCGCCGCTGTCGGCCAGCGTCACGCTGCACGTGCTGCTGGTGGACGGCTTCTCGCAGCCCTACCTGCCGCTGCCGGACGTGGCGGCGGCCGAGGCCCGGGCCGACCCGCTCACCGTCTACCTGGTCATCGCCTTGGCGTCGGTGTCGTCGCTCTTCCTGTGCTCGGCGCTGGCGTTCGTGGCGGTGCGGCTGTGCAGGAGGAGCGGGGCGGCGTCGGGGGGTGGCTGCGCGGTGCCCGAGGGCCACTTCCCGGGCCACCTGGTGGACGTCAGCGGCGCGGGGACCCTGTCCCAGAGCTACCAGTACGAGGTGTGTCTGACGGGAGGCTCAGGGACCAGCGAGTTCAAGTTCCTCAAGCCGATTGTGCCCAATTTCCTTGGTCTGGGTGAGGAGAGGGTTAGTGAAGCAAACCCGTTTCAGGGATAGCTTTGAATAAAATTAAGTACTAATTAATAAGAGTCTACTGAGCCTAATCTCAATTAATTTGTGGAAAATCCTTTTTACTGCCTTGCCTGTAAGGttctttttatttgctaagtAGCTACCCTATTCCAATTTAGTGCACGTTACTGGTGTTTCTAAAGGGGTTCGTTTGTGTTATAGGAAtgcaaattttctttgttttctttttgttgattagTCTCCCTGTACCTAATTCAACTTGAATTATGaaagtatattttgtattttcagaagTTCTTATTCTTTAAGTTAGAGCACCTTTTTCCAAACTCACCTTCCATAGTTCTTACGTAATTTTGCAGAACttaaaatttgaaacattttaacatttattctttttccaacCCAGGATCTTTGTGTTTGTATATTCTTTTAGACTGGTATAACTAGTATTACTGTTATTCTGTTAACCCACATTGGCTAAAACCATTAAGCTATGCATATTCATTAATAACAACGCAGTCTctcacatttttctaaatatgtacTTCCTTAAAGTGttcataaatgaaaattaagattcATTAGAGATTGTGACAACCTTGACTGTTGGATTGTACAAACCATTTACATCAAAAGTACTCAATAAATCAACCACTAATGTTCTTAAATgtagttaaataaataacatgtgtCTAGTTGTTTTCAAAGCCATGTGATTCTTCATgctttctattaaatttttttctttaaatctctgtTCATTTCaattcccatttaaaaatacCAGTTTTAGCAATTACAAACCACCTGTTAACTTTCAGCACGTCCTTAATATCCAAAAGATTTGAGGAAATAAATCCAAGTCTTTCTCCTTGACCAAATCTTAGAAACTTCAAATGTAGTTTGACAttgcattttccaaaaattttggAGCATTTATGATTCCATTGGAAAGAAGCCTGTGGGGAAAAGATTTATTGTAGTCTGGCCATTTTTTTTTGCACTacctctgtttttccctttttagtTTCCTAGGCTTTTcagagcatttttctttttaggttctTGAATATATTTCTCAATAACTCCCCATTTATTGTATGATTAGCACAATAATTGGAAGGTTATAggttcttaataacatttttgaataaattattaagGAAGAAGTGTCTTTATTTCACTCtgtgatattttgatatttaaagatACTAAGATACTTGTAGAACAAAATTTTGCTGGAATTCAGTGCTCTCTGATGAAtaaggaattatatatataatttttggttGTTAATTGAACTAATCATTGAAAGATTGAAAGACCTTGAAATAATCATTGAAAGATTATGGAGTTATCAGTCCCTGGTGTTTCTTTCCttcaatgtatttttcctttatgtcttCCTGCTTAATTTGAGTCTCCTCTCCTGCCTTCTAGCATAAGGAATATATATGGgaaattgtgttttttattttataatttaaatttctttgtataatttccttttttaaaggattttatttatttattcatgagagacagagagagagaggcagagacataggcagagggagaagcaggctccacgcaaagagccctatatgggactggatcccaggactccaggatcatgccctgagccaaaggcagatgcttaaccactgagccacttaggcatcccttTCGTATGATTTCCTAAATGATTCATCCaactttctttatttcttgaagTTCAATTTCAGATCCATACattaagacatatttttaattcttaatattcTTCAGTTTATGTTTAAATTCTTACATAATTAATGTTTATTTGATGAGTtatctattaaaattataatatgatttttttaaatttatttgcttctttaagttttttaaaatttattttttattttttattggtgttcaatttgccaacatatagaataacacccagtgctcatcccatcaagtgccccctcagtgcccgtcacccagtcacccccaccccccacccacctccctttctaccacccctagttcgtttcccagagttaggagtctctcatgttctggctccctttcttatatttcccattcatttttttctcctttccccttttttctctttcactattttttatattctccaaatgaatgagaccatataatgtttgtccttctccgattgatttatttcactcagcataataccctccagttccatccacgttgaagcaaatggtgggtatttgtcgtttctaatggctgagtaatattccattgtatacatagaccatatcttctttatccattcatctttcgatggacaccgaggcaccttccacagtttggctattgtggacattgctgctataaacatcggggtgcaggtgtcccggcgtttcattgcatctgtatctttggggtaaatccccagcagtgcaattgctgggtctagggcaggcctattttgaactctttgaggaacctccacacagttttccagagtggctgcaccatttcacattcccaccaaccatgcaggggggttcccctttctccacatcctctccaacatttgtggtttcctgctttgttaattttccccattctcactggtgtgaggtggtatctcattgtggttttgatttgtatttccctgatggccagtgatgcggagcattttctcatgtgcttgttggccatgtctatgtcttcctcggtgagatttctgttcacgtcttttgcccatttcatgattggattgtttgtttctttgctgttgagtttaagaagttctttatagatcttggaaactagccctttatctgatagtcatttgtgaatatcttctcccattctgtaggttgtctttgagttttgttgatggtatcttttgctttgcaaaagcttcttatcttgatgaagtcccaatagttcatttttgcttttgtttctcttgccttcatggatgaatcttgcaagaagttactgtggccaagttcaaaaagggtgttgcctgtgttctctaggattttgatggaattttaaaGGTGTCCTTTTGAGATTAGCAGTATAGAGCACTGCTAATAGTTGGATCTTGGATAAGTCACATAATTTCTGTTCCCCAAAAATGCTTATAGCAGCTATTTCTATAACTTGAAATTATtatcaaataagataatataaaGATATAGAAGTATGATTGCTCTTATTTTGATATTACTAATATTAAGAGTAATCCTAATTATTCTTCATGTATATTCCTGATAATTTGAAGATGCTAGATTGAACACTTGGTATTTGAGTTGTTTCATTTCTCTGCCTAAAACTTtgcaatagggatccctgggtggcgcagtggtttggcgcctgcctttggcccagggcgcgatcctggaaacctgggatcgaatcccacattgggctcccggtgcatggagtctgcctctctctctctctctctctctctctctctctctgtttctctctctgtgactatcataaataaataaaaattaaaaaaaaactttgcaatatctttctttcattcttagaTTAAATTCCAAGCACCTGTTATTTGCCAACagtttctctctccatccttttCTTCCTACTTACTCTTGAGACATTAAGTTTTAGATACACTGTCCTTTTATTATCTAGAATACCTATACTGTTTCAGGGCTTTTATATAtcagtttttcatatatgtattcttcccattttacagtctTAGCCTGTAAGATTTAGCCTTTAAAACAAACATCTTATCCTTCATCTTCCAGATTAAATGGCACAACCTTGATGAAACTTTTTCACTCCTCACCCATTGAGTTAGGTCCTCCTATTATATACTTTCAGTTTATTCAGTACAGTTACTccatagcactttttaaaaaatatttatttatttatttatttatgagagaaacacagagagagagagaggcagagacacaggcagagggagaagcaggctccatgccggagcccaaCGCTGGACAGATCCCAGGGGACCccgcccctggccaaaggcaggcgctaaaccgctgagccacccagggatcccctacatagcactttttaaaaaattgattttcaatttgccaacaatatagtataatactcagtgctcatcccatcaagtgccctcctcagtttTCACAGTTGTTTGGGCATATAAAGTCTGTCCATCCCATTAGATGGAAAACTAAGATACATAGActtagggtgtctgggtggctcagtggttaagcttctgcctttggctcagggcatgatcctggagtcctgggatccagtcccatatagggctctttgcgtggagcctgcttctccctctgcctatgtctctgcctctctctctatgtctcttatgaataaataaaatctttttaaaaagatatatagacATGATCTGTCTTGTTACCACTATATGCCTGACTTCTACAAACTTAACAAATATGTGTTTCCACAGATAAAATACAATTATACAGATGAAACAGTTAATATAGATGAAACCAGTAATTGTAAAATTACTGTGAAATAAGAAGAGGAGAAATATCGATGTTCCTTGAATGATTGTGAAGATTTGACCAGAATTAGGCATTTGTGGCCTCTGAATATATCTATTGTAATGATCTATTACATGATCTATTGTAATTTTTCGTCACCTTTTCATAGAATTTTCCCCGATTATAAATGCAACTCATGCACATTTtacaaaatctagaaaataagagaaaaacacaagtagGCTATGAAGCACATCATTTAGAGCaaaatcttttaaagtttatgtGTGATAATTACAGAAGGGCAGGAAGAGTTGCCCTAGCAGCGAAATCTATAAATCCAGCAAAAACATGTAAATGAGGACTCTACCAGAGACAGTGGTTGTTTTTTTAAGGGCACATTTCATTTTCCCAGGTTGTGTTTGCTTAACTCATATAACACAAGAACCTCCTTCAGTAGCGTTAAATGGGTTTGATAAGAGGAGTGAgtgattaaaaaatcaaatatagaaatatatacaatcttttaaaaattatttatttatttattcatgaaagacacagagagagagagagagagagagaggcagagacataggcagagggaaaagcaggctccacgcagggagcccgatgtgggacccgatcccgggacccctcatggataagtaaaatcttgaaacaaacaaacaaaaaaaattcaaaacacatgCTCTGCTCCAAAACTCCTTCTCTAAGTTTTTAAGTTACCAGCGAACGCTTGGTGGCGCTGTTGACTAAGAAGGCGAATTAACCACCGGCATTGTGCGCAGGCTCTAAGGCACCGATCCGGTTCGGGAAACTAGGGATTGTGAGCCTGGGCATACTTTTAAGCAAGCAAATATGAGCAAATCTGGAAAGGATTATTCGCTAGACGTTCTTCCAGGGTTGAAAGGCACAAGACTGCGTTTGTTGGCACTGCCGGAGGCTTAGCTTGACAATATATCCGGGAAGAACATGGCCGAAAGCGCAATGGAGGCCAGAGGCGACAGCTTTCTTAGACAAAGGCAAgttctatttctctttgtttttctgggTGTGTCTCTGGCTGAGTCTGAGTCAAGACGCTACTCTGTGGTTGAGGAAACGGAGAGGGGCTTTTTAATAGCCAACCTAGCAAAGGATCTAGGGCTAGGGGTGGGGGAACTGGCTGTGAGGGGAGCCCAGGTTGTGTCTAAAGGGAACAGACAGCATATTCAGCTCAACCCTCAGAACGGCGATCTGCTCCTGCATGAGAGATTGGACCGGGAAGAGCTATGCGGCCCCACGGAGCCCTGTGTACTGCATTTTCAGATATTACTGCAAAACCCTTTGCAGTTTATTACAAATGAGCTTCAGGTCATAGACGTAAATGACCATTCCCCGGTATTCTTTGAACATGAAATGCAGCTGAAACTCTTTGAAAACACGCCACCAGGGACCATAATTCCTTTGGGAAATGCTGAGGACTTGGATGTGGGAAGAAACAGTCTCCAAAACTACACGATCACTCCTAATTCCCATTTCCACGTTCTCACACGCAGTCGTAGGGATGGAAGAAAGTATCCACAACTAGTGCTGGACAAAGCGCTGGACCGTGAGGAGCAGCCAGAGCTCATTTTGACTCTCACCGCGTTGGATGGTGGCTCTCCACCCCGGTCGGGGATCGCCCAGGTTCACATTGTGGTCTTAGACATAAACGACAACGCCCCAGAATTTACACAGTCACTCTATGAGGTTCAAGTTCTAGAGAACAGCCCCATTAACTCTGTTCTTGTTACCGTCTCAGCTTCTGATTTAGATACAGGAAATTTGGGGACAGTTTCATACGCATTTTTTCATGCTTCTGAAGAAATTCGCAAAACTTTTCAGCTAAATCCAATTACTGGTGATATCCAGCTAGTCAAACATTTGAATTATGAGGTTATGAATACCTATGAAGTGGACATAGAAGCCAAGGATGGCGGAGGCCTTTCAGGAAAAACAACAGTAATAGTTCAGGTGGTTGATGTGAACGACAACCCACCAGAACTGACCTTGTCCTCAATAGCCAGCCCTATCCCTGAGAACTCACCAGAGACTGTGGTGGCTGTTTTCAGTGTTTCTGATCCAGACTCCGGAGACAATGGCAGAATTATGTGTTCCATTGAGAGCAATCTCCCTTTCAACCTCAAACCATCAGAAGAGAATTTCTATACCTTGGTAACAAAAGGGGCGCTGGACAGAGAGAGCCAGGCGGAGTACAACATCACCATCACCGTCAGTGACTTGGGGACCCCCAGGCTGCAAACCCAGCACACCATCACCGTGACGGTCTCCGACGTCAACGACAACGCCCCCGCCTTCAGCCAGACCACCTACACCCTGCGCGTCCGCGAGAACAACAGCCCCGCCCTGCACATCGGCACCGTGAGCGCCACCGACAGGGACGCGGGCGCCAACGCCCAGGTCACCTACTCGCTGCTGCCGCCCCGGGACCCGCAGCTGCCGCTCGCCTCGCTGGTGTCCATCAACGCGGACAACGGGCAGCTGTTCGCGCTCAGGTCCCTGGATTACGAGGCGCTGCAGGCCTTCGAGGTCCGCGTGGGCGCGGCCGACCGCGGCTCGCCCGCGCTGAGCAGCCAGGCGCTGGTGCGCGTGCTGGTGCTGGACGACAACGACAACGCGCCCTTCGTGCTGTACCCGCTGC
The Vulpes vulpes isolate BD-2025 chromosome 2, VulVul3, whole genome shotgun sequence genome window above contains:
- the PCDHB3 gene encoding protocadherin beta-3 yields the protein MAESAMEARGDSFLRQRQVLFLFVFLGVSLAESESRRYSVVEETERGFLIANLAKDLGLGVGELAVRGAQVVSKGNRQHIQLNPQNGDLLLHERLDREELCGPTEPCVLHFQILLQNPLQFITNELQVIDVNDHSPVFFEHEMQLKLFENTPPGTIIPLGNAEDLDVGRNSLQNYTITPNSHFHVLTRSRRDGRKYPQLVLDKALDREEQPELILTLTALDGGSPPRSGIAQVHIVVLDINDNAPEFTQSLYEVQVLENSPINSVLVTVSASDLDTGNLGTVSYAFFHASEEIRKTFQLNPITGDIQLVKHLNYEVMNTYEVDIEAKDGGGLSGKTTVIVQVVDVNDNPPELTLSSIASPIPENSPETVVAVFSVSDPDSGDNGRIMCSIESNLPFNLKPSEENFYTLVTKGALDRESQAEYNITITVSDLGTPRLQTQHTITVTVSDVNDNAPAFSQTTYTLRVRENNSPALHIGTVSATDRDAGANAQVTYSLLPPRDPQLPLASLVSINADNGQLFALRSLDYEALQAFEVRVGAADRGSPALSSQALVRVLVLDDNDNAPFVLYPLQNGSAPCTELVPRAAEAGYLVTKVVAVDGDSGQNAWLSFQLLKATEPGLFGVWAHNGEVRTARLLSERDAVRHRLLVLVKDNGEPPLSASVTLHVLLVDGFSQPYLPLPDVAAAEARADPLTVYLVIALASVSSLFLCSALAFVAVRLCRRSGAASGGGCAVPEGHFPGHLVDVSGAGTLSQSYQYEVCLTGGSGTSEFKFLKPIIPSGLFQDTE
- the PCDHB2 gene encoding protocadherin beta-2; this translates as MGSCLLGDRKLMEAGDGKEHFPKQRQVLIFFVLLGVAQAASEPRHYSVAEEMESGSFVANLLKDLGLEVNELAERGARVVSKGKKMRLQLDRQTGDLLLNEKLDREELCGLVEPCVLPFQVLLENPLQFFQAELRVRDINDHSPVFLDKEIILKISESITPGTTFLIERAQDLDVGSNSLQSYTLSPNSHFHLNLQDSPEGILPQLVLDKALDREEQAEIRLTLTALDGGPPPRSGTALVRIEVLDSNDNAPEFTKLFYEVQVLEDSPIGFQVAMVSARDLDIGTNGEISYVFSQASEEIRKTFQINATSGELFLTQKLDFESIQTYTLNIQATDGGGLSGSCVVFVQVMDLNDNPPELTMSTFIDHIPENLQETITAVFSVSDPDSGDNGRIVCSIQDDLPFLLKPSVENFYTLVTERPLDRESQAEYNITITVSDLGTPRLQTQHTITVTVSDVNDNAPAFSQTTYTLRVRENNSPALHIGTVSATDRDAGANAQVTYSLLPPRDPQLPLASLVSINADNGQLFALRSLDYEALQAFEVRVGAADRGSPALSSQALVRVLVLDDNDNAPFVLYPLQNGSAPCTELVPRAAEAGYLVTKVVAVDGDSGQNAWLSFQLLKATEPGLFGVWAHNGEVRTARLLSERDAVRHRLLVLVKDNGEPPLSASVTLHVLLVDGFSQPYLPLPDVAAAEARADPLTVYLVIALASVSSLFLCSALAFVAVRLCRRSGAASGGGCAVPEGHFPGHLVDVSGAGTLSQSYQYEVCLTGGSGTSEFKFLKPIVPNFLGLGEERVSEANPFQG